In a genomic window of Spirosoma agri:
- the rplA gene encoding 50S ribosomal protein L1, whose translation MAKLTKKQKEAQSKYDAAKEYSLEQAADILKQISYTKFDASVDIDVRLGVDPRKADQMVRGVATLPHGTGKTIRVLVLCTPDKENEAKEAGADYVGLDDYIQKIEQGWTDVDVIITMPSVMAKVGRLGKVLGPRGLMPNPKSGTVTPDVAKAVREVKAGKIDFKVDKTGIIHTSIGKVSFSPEKLAENAQEVIATLMRLKPSSAKGTYVKTIYLSSTMSPGVSIDKGTVAGI comes from the coding sequence ATGGCTAAGTTAACGAAAAAACAAAAGGAAGCTCAGTCGAAATACGACGCTGCTAAAGAATATTCACTGGAACAAGCCGCTGATATTCTGAAGCAGATTTCGTACACGAAGTTTGATGCTTCTGTGGATATTGATGTTCGGTTAGGCGTTGATCCACGTAAAGCTGACCAGATGGTTCGTGGCGTTGCTACTTTACCTCATGGTACAGGTAAAACGATCCGCGTTTTGGTGCTTTGCACCCCGGACAAGGAGAACGAAGCGAAAGAAGCAGGTGCTGACTATGTAGGTCTGGATGACTACATTCAGAAGATTGAACAAGGCTGGACGGACGTTGACGTGATTATCACGATGCCGAGCGTTATGGCTAAAGTTGGTCGTCTGGGTAAAGTTCTGGGTCCACGCGGTCTGATGCCAAACCCGAAATCGGGTACGGTAACACCCGATGTAGCTAAAGCTGTTCGCGAGGTGAAAGCTGGTAAAATCGACTTTAAAGTTGACAAGACCGGTATCATTCACACCAGTATTGGTAAAGTGTCGTTTTCGCCCGAGAAATTGGCTGAAAACGCGCAGGAAGTTATTGCAACACTTATGCGCTTGAAGCCTTCATCAGCCAAAGGTACGTATGTGAAAACAATCTACCTGTCGAGCACAATGAGTCCGGGAGTTAGTATTGATAAAGGCACAGTAGCCGGAATTTAA
- a CDS encoding M13 family metallopeptidase encodes MDLTVKPGDNFYQYANGNWIRSNPIPASKTSWGSFNELREKSLNAMKSLLEEATKTTTKGRLYQMVGDYYTSGMDSLAIEKAGFDPIKPDLARIDKVNNKAAFLNELAYQRTQGNGMLFGFNVTPDRKNVTKYLPQLTQGGTTLPDRDYYLKSDPRNQKIRDAYHENLIKMFALIGEEPTQASQDADVVVRLETALAKAQMPRVEMRDPYKTYNKVAVSAFSPQTPGVSWADQLSKYGAMGQDTLLVQSPAFFKSLDSLLTATPIEDLRTYMRWNIVKNAAPYLSDGFVTQNFAFAKVLTGQKEQTPRWQRVSSLIDGTLSDLLGQLYVQSYFKPEAKQRMLALVDNLEASYKEHIKNLDWMSEDTKKKALVKLLAFKRKIGYPDKWKAYEGVTISRNDFYGNVKSANKWQYNHVISRLGKPVDRTEWGMTPPTVNAQYSPVNNDISFPAAILQFPFFDFDADDAVNYGGIGAVIGHEMTHGFDDSGRQYDADGTLRDWWSKDDATKFKERADKVRDQFFGFKVLDSIKVNGQLTLGENLADLGGLAIAYDAFKKTSQGKSKTKTDGFTPDQRFFLSWAQVWRSNQLPESTAQRIMTDPHAPDLYRVNGPVSNIDAWYQAFNVQPGDKLYKPKEQRIKVW; translated from the coding sequence ATGGACCTGACGGTTAAGCCGGGTGACAATTTCTACCAATATGCGAACGGAAACTGGATTCGTTCCAATCCGATTCCGGCTTCGAAAACGTCGTGGGGGAGCTTCAATGAGCTACGCGAAAAAAGCCTGAATGCGATGAAGTCGCTACTGGAGGAGGCTACTAAAACAACGACGAAGGGTCGTCTTTATCAGATGGTAGGCGATTACTATACGAGCGGTATGGACAGTCTGGCCATCGAAAAAGCCGGTTTCGACCCAATCAAGCCTGATCTGGCCCGCATCGATAAGGTAAATAACAAAGCTGCTTTTCTTAATGAGTTAGCTTACCAGCGGACACAGGGTAATGGCATGCTGTTTGGCTTCAATGTTACACCGGATCGAAAGAACGTTACCAAGTATTTGCCACAGCTTACACAGGGCGGTACAACGCTACCCGACCGTGACTATTATCTGAAGAGTGACCCGCGAAATCAGAAGATCCGTGATGCTTATCATGAGAATCTGATTAAGATGTTTGCCTTGATCGGTGAAGAGCCAACGCAGGCGTCACAGGATGCAGATGTAGTTGTGCGTCTGGAAACGGCGCTGGCAAAGGCGCAAATGCCACGGGTGGAGATGCGCGATCCATATAAGACCTATAATAAAGTGGCCGTGTCTGCTTTTAGTCCGCAAACTCCGGGCGTTAGCTGGGCTGATCAACTGAGTAAATACGGCGCGATGGGGCAGGATACCTTGCTCGTTCAGAGCCCAGCGTTTTTTAAATCGTTAGATAGCCTGCTCACGGCTACACCGATCGAGGACCTGCGGACGTATATGCGCTGGAACATTGTGAAGAATGCCGCTCCCTATCTAAGCGATGGTTTTGTGACACAAAATTTCGCCTTCGCAAAAGTGTTGACTGGTCAGAAAGAGCAGACACCGCGTTGGCAACGTGTGAGTAGTCTGATCGATGGTACGCTCAGCGACCTTCTCGGGCAACTTTATGTGCAAAGTTACTTCAAGCCGGAGGCCAAGCAACGAATGCTGGCGCTGGTCGATAACCTTGAAGCGTCTTACAAGGAGCATATCAAGAATCTGGATTGGATGAGTGAGGATACCAAGAAAAAGGCGCTTGTAAAATTGCTGGCGTTTAAACGAAAAATAGGTTATCCTGATAAATGGAAAGCATATGAAGGGGTTACAATCAGCCGGAATGATTTTTATGGAAATGTAAAATCGGCTAATAAATGGCAATACAATCATGTCATTAGTCGATTGGGAAAACCCGTTGATCGCACCGAGTGGGGGATGACACCGCCAACCGTAAATGCACAATATAGTCCGGTGAATAATGACATATCGTTTCCGGCGGCCATTTTACAATTTCCGTTCTTTGATTTTGACGCTGATGATGCTGTTAACTACGGAGGTATTGGTGCTGTGATTGGCCACGAAATGACGCACGGTTTCGATGATTCTGGCCGACAATACGACGCTGACGGCACCCTACGTGATTGGTGGAGCAAAGACGACGCTACGAAGTTCAAAGAACGGGCTGATAAAGTGCGGGACCAGTTTTTTGGCTTTAAGGTACTGGATTCGATCAAGGTGAACGGACAGTTGACATTGGGCGAAAACCTTGCTGACCTGGGTGGACTGGCCATCGCTTACGACGCGTTCAAAAAAACGTCTCAGGGAAAATCGAAGACCAAAACGGACGGCTTTACCCCCGATCAGCGATTCTTTCTGTCTTGGGCTCAAGTGTGGCGTAGCAATCAACTACCCGAATCGACTGCCCAACGAATCATGACCGATCCACATGCGCCGGATCTTTATCGTGTCAATGGACCTGTGTCCAATATTGACGCATGGTATCAGGCTTTCAACGTTCAGCCTGGTGATAAACTCTACAAACCAAAAGAACAGCGAATCAAGGTATGGTAA
- the tuf gene encoding elongation factor Tu — protein sequence MAKENFDRSKPHVNIGTIGHVDHGKTTLTAAITKVLAEKGLAAIRDFSSIDNAPEEKERGITINTSHVEYSTANRHYAHVDCPGHADYVKNMVTGAAQMDGAILVVAATDGPMPQTREHILLARQVGVPQLVVFMNKVDMVDDPELLELVEMEIRELLSFYNFDGDNIPVIQGSALGGLNGDAKWVGTIEELMQSVDDFIPLPPRMTELPFLMPVEDVFSITGRGTVATGRIERGIINSGEQVEILGMGAENLKSVVTGVEMFRKILDRGEAGDNVGLLLRGIEKTDIRRGMVICKPGSVTPHLKFKAEVYVLSKEEGGRHTPFFNKYRPQFYFRTTDVTGEITLPANVEMVMPGDNITIEVSLINKIAMEKGLRFAIREGGRTVGAGQVTEILD from the coding sequence ATGGCAAAAGAGAATTTTGACCGCTCGAAACCGCACGTTAACATCGGTACGATTGGTCACGTTGACCACGGTAAAACGACGCTGACGGCTGCCATTACGAAAGTGCTGGCCGAAAAGGGTCTGGCCGCAATTCGGGACTTCTCCTCGATTGACAACGCTCCAGAAGAAAAAGAGCGTGGTATCACCATCAATACATCGCACGTTGAATATTCAACGGCAAACCGTCACTACGCACACGTTGACTGCCCAGGCCACGCTGACTATGTAAAAAACATGGTAACTGGTGCTGCTCAGATGGATGGTGCTATTCTGGTGGTAGCTGCAACGGACGGTCCAATGCCTCAGACTCGTGAGCACATTCTGCTTGCTCGTCAGGTTGGTGTACCTCAGCTTGTTGTGTTCATGAACAAAGTGGACATGGTTGACGATCCAGAGTTGCTCGAACTCGTAGAAATGGAAATCCGCGAACTGTTGAGCTTCTACAACTTTGACGGTGACAACATTCCTGTTATTCAAGGTTCAGCGCTTGGTGGTCTGAACGGCGATGCGAAATGGGTTGGCACAATCGAAGAGTTGATGCAGAGTGTGGATGATTTCATTCCTCTGCCTCCTCGTATGACGGAGCTTCCATTCCTTATGCCTGTAGAGGACGTATTCTCGATCACTGGTCGTGGTACAGTAGCTACGGGTCGTATCGAACGGGGTATCATCAATTCGGGTGAGCAAGTTGAGATCCTGGGTATGGGTGCTGAAAACCTGAAATCAGTTGTAACGGGTGTTGAAATGTTCCGGAAAATTCTGGACCGTGGTGAAGCCGGTGACAACGTAGGTCTTCTGCTCCGTGGTATTGAAAAAACCGATATCCGTCGTGGTATGGTTATTTGCAAACCGGGTTCAGTAACTCCTCACTTGAAATTCAAAGCTGAGGTTTACGTTTTGTCGAAAGAAGAAGGTGGTCGTCACACACCATTCTTTAACAAATACCGCCCTCAGTTCTACTTCCGTACCACGGACGTAACGGGCGAAATTACATTGCCAGCTAATGTTGAGATGGTAATGCCAGGTGATAACATCACGATTGAAGTAAGTTTGATCAACAAAATCGCTATGGAAAAAGGTCTCCGTTTCGCTATCCGCGAAGGTGGTCGTACCGTAGGGGCTGGTCAGGTAACAGAGATCCTCGATTAA
- the rpoB gene encoding DNA-directed RNA polymerase subunit beta: MATNAKISTRKNFATIQPVIGYPDFLDIQVKSFKDFFQLDTPSNQRSEEGLFKVFQENFPISDSRENFRLEFIDYSVDPPKYSVDESIDRGLTYSVPLKAKLRLSNNDPDNEDFETIEQEVFLGNIPYMTEKGSFVINGAERVIVSQLHRSPGVFFSMSKHTNGTKLYSARIIPFKGSWIEFSTDVNNVMYAYIDRKKKFPVTTLLRAIGFGSDKDILDLFGLSEEVPATPANLKKAIGRRLAARVLRTWTEDFVDEDTGEVVSISRNEVLLERDSAISADDIDVITDSGQKSVILHKEDMNMADYNIIYNTLQKDSSNSEKEAVEQIYRQLRNADAPDEQTAREIIQSLFFSDKRYDLGDVGRYRINKKLGLDISSDMKVLTTEDIVSIVKYLIGLINSKAVVDDIDHLSNRRVRTVGEQLYAQFGVGLARMARTIKERMNVRDNEDFKPVDLINARTLSSVINSFFGTNQLSQFMDQTNPLAEVTHKRRMSALGPGGLSRERAGFEVRDVHYTHYGRLCTIETPEGPNIGLISSLCVYAKINSMGFIETPYRIIENGKVSMDKPVMYLTAEEEDTHYIAQANAGIDDKGNFNVDRLKARFEGDFPIAEPANVTFMDIAPNQIVSVAASMIPFLEHDDANRALMGSNMQRQAVPLLRPEAPIVGTGLEGRVAVDSRTLVIAEADGVIEFVDSTKIVVRYELDDDQLAVTFDEDRKSYKLIKFRRTNQDTCINLKPTVLKGQKVKKGDVLCEGYATQAGELALGRNMKVAFMPWQGYNFEDAIVISERVVREDIFTSIHIEEFELEVRDTKRGEEELTSEIPNVSEETVRNLDENGIVRVGTEVKEGDILIGKITPKGESDPTPEEKLLRAIFGDKAGDVKDASKKAPPSLKGVVIDTKLFARPAKEDRGKHKDEVKALMKKYGRELNDFRFRMIEKMVALLDGKTSLGVKHKFGDEIVSKGVKFNRKNITDNLFPDKNSYRDESGYAVPEEANILIDLNLDGWTEDDKLNQMIVHLVKNYNNRRSEITGKFKRERFTLEVGDELPAGIVKLAKVYIAKKRKLKVGDKMAGRHGNKGVVARIVRDEDMPFLEDGTKVDIVLNPLGVPSRMNLGQIYETVLAWAGQKLDRKYATPIFDGATEQQVADELDLAGLPSFGRTYLYNGLTGERFDQPVTVGIIYMLKLGHLVDDKMHARSIGPYSLITQQPLGGKAQFGGQRFGEMEVWALEAFGASHILQEILTVKSDDVVGRAKAYEAIVKGENLPKPNIPESFNVLVHELRGLALEITLE, translated from the coding sequence TTGGCTACAAACGCGAAAATCAGTACGCGCAAAAATTTTGCGACGATTCAGCCAGTGATTGGGTATCCAGATTTTTTGGATATTCAAGTAAAATCCTTCAAAGATTTTTTCCAGCTTGACACGCCTTCCAACCAGCGTTCGGAAGAAGGTCTGTTCAAAGTTTTTCAGGAAAACTTCCCAATTTCGGACTCCCGTGAGAATTTCAGACTGGAGTTCATTGATTATTCTGTCGATCCACCGAAGTACTCTGTTGATGAGTCAATTGACCGGGGATTGACGTATTCTGTTCCTCTGAAAGCTAAATTGCGTTTGTCGAACAATGATCCTGACAATGAGGACTTTGAAACGATCGAGCAAGAGGTATTTCTGGGTAACATTCCGTACATGACCGAGAAAGGCTCGTTTGTTATCAACGGAGCTGAACGGGTGATTGTTTCACAGTTGCATCGTTCGCCGGGAGTGTTCTTCTCTATGAGTAAGCACACAAACGGTACTAAACTTTATTCAGCTCGGATCATTCCGTTTAAAGGGTCGTGGATCGAATTCTCGACGGATGTTAACAATGTCATGTACGCGTACATCGACCGGAAGAAGAAATTCCCGGTTACGACGCTTTTACGTGCCATTGGTTTTGGTTCGGATAAAGATATTCTGGATTTGTTCGGATTGTCGGAAGAAGTTCCAGCTACGCCAGCAAACCTGAAAAAAGCGATCGGTCGTCGGTTAGCTGCTCGGGTACTGCGCACGTGGACGGAAGATTTTGTAGATGAAGATACGGGTGAAGTCGTATCGATCAGTCGGAATGAAGTATTGCTTGAGCGCGACTCGGCTATTTCGGCAGATGATATCGATGTGATCACGGATTCAGGCCAGAAGTCGGTCATCCTGCATAAGGAAGACATGAACATGGCTGATTACAATATCATCTATAACACGCTGCAAAAAGATAGCTCGAACTCTGAAAAAGAGGCCGTTGAGCAAATTTACCGGCAGCTTCGGAACGCCGATGCACCTGATGAACAAACCGCTCGGGAAATTATCCAGAGTTTGTTCTTCTCAGATAAGCGGTATGATCTTGGTGATGTAGGTCGGTACCGGATAAATAAAAAACTCGGTCTGGATATTTCGTCAGACATGAAGGTTTTAACGACAGAAGATATCGTCTCTATCGTAAAATACCTGATTGGCCTGATCAACTCGAAAGCCGTAGTCGATGACATTGACCACCTGAGTAACCGGCGCGTCCGGACGGTAGGTGAGCAATTATATGCTCAGTTCGGTGTTGGTCTGGCACGGATGGCACGGACTATTAAAGAACGGATGAACGTTCGGGACAACGAGGATTTCAAACCCGTTGATCTGATCAATGCCCGTACATTGTCGTCGGTGATCAATTCGTTCTTTGGGACGAACCAGCTGTCACAATTTATGGACCAGACAAACCCTTTGGCTGAAGTGACGCACAAACGTCGTATGTCAGCGCTGGGGCCAGGTGGTCTATCCCGCGAACGGGCGGGCTTCGAGGTTCGTGACGTACACTATACGCACTATGGTCGACTATGTACGATCGAAACACCAGAGGGTCCAAACATTGGTCTGATTTCATCACTTTGCGTCTATGCTAAAATCAATAGCATGGGCTTCATCGAAACGCCGTACCGCATCATTGAAAACGGTAAAGTGTCGATGGATAAGCCAGTGATGTATCTGACGGCCGAAGAAGAAGATACGCACTATATCGCACAGGCAAACGCTGGTATCGACGATAAGGGTAACTTTAACGTGGATCGGTTGAAGGCTCGTTTTGAAGGCGACTTTCCAATTGCTGAACCCGCGAACGTGACGTTCATGGATATTGCGCCAAACCAGATCGTATCGGTGGCTGCGTCGATGATTCCGTTCCTTGAGCACGATGATGCTAACCGCGCCCTGATGGGATCGAACATGCAACGTCAGGCTGTGCCACTGCTCCGTCCTGAAGCGCCAATCGTGGGTACAGGTTTGGAAGGTCGTGTCGCTGTCGATTCCCGGACACTGGTTATCGCCGAAGCGGATGGTGTTATTGAGTTTGTCGATTCAACGAAAATTGTTGTTCGCTATGAACTTGATGATGATCAGTTGGCCGTAACGTTTGACGAAGACCGGAAATCATACAAACTGATCAAGTTCCGTCGTACCAACCAGGATACATGCATCAACCTGAAACCAACTGTACTGAAAGGTCAGAAAGTGAAGAAGGGTGATGTCCTGTGCGAGGGATATGCGACGCAGGCCGGTGAGTTGGCCCTTGGCCGGAATATGAAAGTTGCTTTCATGCCTTGGCAGGGGTATAACTTCGAGGATGCTATCGTAATTTCGGAGCGCGTTGTGCGTGAAGATATTTTCACATCGATCCACATCGAAGAGTTTGAACTGGAAGTACGTGATACGAAACGGGGTGAAGAGGAACTTACTTCTGAAATCCCGAACGTGAGCGAAGAGACGGTTCGGAATCTGGATGAGAATGGTATCGTTCGTGTGGGCACGGAAGTGAAGGAAGGCGATATTCTGATTGGTAAGATTACGCCGAAAGGAGAAAGTGATCCAACACCAGAAGAAAAACTGCTGCGTGCCATCTTCGGAGATAAGGCTGGTGATGTGAAGGATGCTTCCAAAAAAGCGCCACCGTCCCTGAAAGGCGTTGTTATCGACACCAAACTATTTGCTCGTCCGGCCAAAGAAGATCGGGGCAAGCATAAGGATGAGGTAAAAGCGTTGATGAAGAAATACGGCCGTGAATTGAACGACTTCCGTTTCCGGATGATCGAGAAAATGGTCGCATTACTTGACGGCAAAACCAGCTTGGGCGTTAAGCATAAATTCGGTGATGAAATTGTTAGCAAAGGAGTGAAGTTTAACCGGAAGAATATTACGGATAACTTGTTCCCTGACAAAAACTCATACCGAGATGAAAGTGGTTACGCCGTACCAGAAGAAGCGAACATTCTGATTGACCTTAACCTGGATGGTTGGACTGAAGACGATAAGCTGAACCAAATGATTGTTCATCTGGTGAAGAATTACAACAATCGTCGGAGCGAGATCACGGGCAAATTCAAGCGCGAACGGTTTACACTCGAAGTTGGCGATGAACTGCCTGCGGGTATCGTGAAACTGGCTAAAGTTTATATCGCTAAGAAGCGTAAGCTGAAAGTGGGTGATAAAATGGCTGGTCGTCACGGTAATAAAGGGGTTGTTGCCCGGATTGTTCGCGATGAAGACATGCCGTTCCTTGAAGATGGAACAAAGGTCGACATCGTTTTGAACCCGCTTGGCGTACCATCCCGGATGAACCTGGGTCAGATCTATGAAACGGTCTTAGCGTGGGCTGGTCAGAAACTGGATCGTAAATACGCGACGCCAATTTTCGACGGAGCTACCGAGCAGCAGGTTGCTGATGAGCTGGATTTAGCTGGATTACCATCGTTTGGTCGGACGTATCTATACAACGGCCTGACGGGTGAGCGTTTTGATCAGCCGGTAACGGTTGGTATCATTTACATGCTCAAACTTGGCCACTTAGTTGACGATAAGATGCACGCGCGTTCTATCGGACCTTACTCGCTCATTACACAGCAGCCGCTGGGTGGTAAAGCACAGTTCGGTGGTCAGCGTTTCGGTGAGATGGAAGTGTGGGCGTTGGAGGCTTTCGGAGCATCCCACATCCTACAAGAAATCCTGACCGTTAAATCAGATGACGTGGTCGGTCGTGCGAAGGCATATGAGGCTATCGTGAAAGGTGAAAACCTGCCGAAACCGAATATTCCAGAGTCGTTCAACGTACTTGTACACGAGTTGCGTGGTCTGGCGCTTGAAATTACATTAGAGTAG
- the rplL gene encoding 50S ribosomal protein L7/L12 — protein sequence MADLKAFAEQLVSLTVKEVNELATILKDEYGIEPAAAAPVMVAGGAAGGGDAAPAAAEKTSFDVVLKSAGAAKLAVVKLVKDLTGLGLKEAKELVDTAPKPVKEGVSKDEAEALRKQLEEAGAEVEVK from the coding sequence ATGGCAGATTTGAAAGCGTTCGCTGAGCAGCTTGTAAGCCTGACGGTTAAAGAAGTTAACGAACTGGCTACTATCCTTAAGGATGAATACGGAATTGAGCCGGCTGCTGCCGCTCCCGTAATGGTAGCTGGTGGTGCTGCAGGTGGCGGTGATGCTGCTCCAGCTGCTGCAGAAAAAACGTCTTTTGACGTTGTTCTGAAGTCAGCCGGTGCTGCTAAACTGGCTGTTGTTAAACTGGTTAAAGATCTGACAGGTTTGGGCCTGAAAGAAGCAAAAGAACTAGTTGACACCGCGCCAAAACCAGTGAAAGAAGGCGTTAGCAAAGACGAAGCTGAAGCACTGCGTAAGCAACTTGAAGAAGCTGGTGCTGAAGTAGAAGTGAAATAA
- the nusG gene encoding transcription termination/antitermination protein NusG, with protein MSGIQWYVIRAVSGQEKKIKSYLDNEIIRQKLDEIIPQVLIPSEKVYEMRNGKKRVREKSFFPGYIMISADLGNNRALDMILNMPGVLGFLGNAQVGTTTKVPVPLRQSEVNRMLGRMEEEAQEVAAPTVGYLKGENVKVVDGPFGGFIGTVEEVFDDRKKLNVVVKIFGRSTPVELSYAQVEKES; from the coding sequence ATGAGCGGCATACAATGGTACGTCATCCGGGCGGTATCGGGACAGGAGAAAAAAATAAAATCCTACCTCGATAACGAAATTATCCGGCAAAAGTTGGATGAAATTATCCCGCAGGTGCTAATTCCTTCTGAGAAGGTATATGAAATGCGTAATGGTAAGAAGCGAGTTCGTGAGAAGTCGTTTTTTCCAGGATATATCATGATCTCGGCTGATTTGGGTAACAACCGCGCGCTCGACATGATCCTGAATATGCCCGGCGTTTTGGGTTTCTTAGGTAATGCTCAGGTTGGAACAACGACTAAAGTGCCCGTTCCTTTGCGACAGTCGGAAGTTAATCGCATGCTGGGTCGAATGGAGGAAGAAGCCCAGGAAGTTGCAGCACCGACAGTAGGCTATCTAAAGGGTGAAAATGTGAAAGTCGTTGATGGCCCATTTGGGGGTTTCATTGGCACAGTAGAAGAAGTATTCGACGACCGGAAGAAATTGAACGTCGTTGTGAAGATATTTGGCCGGAGTACTCCGGTAGAACTCAGTTACGCACAAGTAGAAAAAGAAAGCTAG
- the rplJ gene encoding 50S ribosomal protein L10, protein MKREEKGVIIEELTEKFQSVPFFYITEANGMTVAETNNLRRMCFDRGIEYKVVKNSFIKKALETLDTDYTPFNEAVLHGQSAVMFHPENGKAPAQLIKEFRKTNDKLQLKAASIDSSLFIGADQLDTLIALKSKQELIGEIIGLLQSPAKNVISALQGGGNKLAGILKTLSEREEAA, encoded by the coding sequence ATGAAGCGCGAGGAAAAAGGAGTAATTATCGAGGAATTAACTGAAAAGTTTCAGAGCGTTCCCTTCTTCTACATCACGGAAGCCAATGGCATGACGGTTGCTGAAACCAACAATCTCCGTCGGATGTGTTTTGATCGGGGTATCGAGTACAAAGTGGTGAAGAATTCATTCATCAAAAAAGCACTCGAAACACTGGATACGGATTATACGCCGTTCAACGAAGCGGTGCTACATGGTCAATCGGCGGTGATGTTTCACCCTGAAAATGGCAAGGCACCGGCGCAGCTTATCAAAGAGTTTCGTAAAACAAACGACAAGCTGCAACTGAAAGCGGCTTCTATTGATAGTAGCCTGTTTATTGGTGCTGATCAACTTGATACGCTCATCGCATTGAAGAGCAAGCAAGAGCTGATTGGCGAAATCATCGGTCTGTTGCAATCGCCTGCTAAAAACGTCATCTCGGCGTTGCAAGGTGGTGGAAACAAGCTGGCCGGTATCCTCAAAACGCTGTCGGAGCGCGAGGAAGCAGCTTAG
- the secE gene encoding preprotein translocase subunit SecE, translating to MDKFISFLKASWEEVQHNVTWPKFSDLQSSSTLVLVASLIFALLVGLIDLVFENGLNAFYQSF from the coding sequence ATGGATAAGTTTATCTCGTTTCTGAAAGCTTCATGGGAGGAGGTTCAGCATAACGTGACTTGGCCTAAATTCAGCGATCTGCAATCCAGTTCAACGCTGGTATTGGTAGCATCGTTGATTTTTGCGCTGTTGGTCGGGTTAATTGATTTAGTGTTTGAGAATGGACTGAACGCATTTTATCAGTCATTCTAA
- the rplK gene encoding 50S ribosomal protein L11, giving the protein MAKEVGGYVKLQVKGGQANPSPPIGPALGSKGLNIMEFCKQFNGRTQDKVGTVLPVLITYYKDKSFDFVIKTPPAPILLMEAAKLKGGSAQPNRNKVGSVSWDQIRTIAETKMPDLNAFTIESAMKQVAGTARSMGITVTGAAPFEN; this is encoded by the coding sequence ATGGCAAAAGAAGTAGGTGGCTATGTAAAGCTGCAAGTCAAAGGCGGGCAAGCTAACCCCTCACCTCCGATCGGTCCGGCGCTTGGTTCCAAAGGTTTAAATATCATGGAATTTTGCAAGCAGTTCAACGGCCGTACGCAGGATAAAGTGGGAACGGTATTGCCGGTTTTGATTACGTACTATAAGGACAAGTCCTTTGATTTCGTCATTAAAACCCCGCCAGCACCAATTCTGCTGATGGAAGCAGCTAAACTGAAAGGTGGCTCTGCTCAACCAAACCGCAACAAAGTTGGCTCCGTGTCGTGGGACCAAATTCGGACAATCGCTGAAACGAAAATGCCCGATTTGAATGCCTTCACGATTGAGTCAGCAATGAAGCAAGTGGCTGGTACAGCCCGCAGCATGGGAATTACGGTGACTGGTGCAGCGCCATTCGAGAACTAA